In Streptococcus parapneumoniae, the genomic stretch TTGATGCACCGCTTGCAATTACTACAATCGCTGTACCAGTAGCAGCTCTCTTGACTTACTTCGACGTTCTTGGACGTATGACTACTACCTTCTTCGCTCACCGTGTGGATGCTGCAATCGAACGCTATGACTATAAAGGTATTGAACGCAACTACTTACTTGGTGCGATTCCGTGGGCTCTATCTCGTGCCCTTCCAGTCTTCTTTGCCCTTGCTTTTGGTGGTGAATTTGTACAAGGCGTAGTAGACTTCGTTACAGAATACCAATGGGTTGCAGATGGTTTGACACTTGCAGGACGTATGCTTCCAGGTCTTGGATTTGCAATCTTGCTTCGTTACCTTCCAGTTAAACGTAACCTTCACTACCTTGCTATGGGATTTGGTTTGACAGCTATGTTGACTGTTCTTTACTCATATGTAACAGGTCTTGGTGGCGCTGTTGCTGGTATCGTAGGTACTCTTCCTGCTGAAGTTGCTGAAAAAATTGGTTTCGTGAACAACTTCAAAGGTTTGTCTATGATTGGTATCTCTATCGTAGGTATCTTCCTTGCAGTGCTTCACTTCAAAAATAGCCAAAAAGTAGCTGTAGCAGCACCTTCTACACCATCAGAAAGTGGGGAAATCGAAGATGACGAATTCTAATTACAAACTAACAAAAGAAGATTTTAATCAAATCAACAAACGTAGCTTGTTTACTTTCCAATTAGGTTGGAACTACGAACGTATGCAAGCTTCTGGTTACCTTTACATGATCTTGCCTCAATTGCGTAAAATGTATGGTGATGGAACTCCTGAATTGAAAGAAATGATGAAAGTTCATACTCAATTCTTCAATACTTCACCATTCTTCCATACCATTATCGCTGGTTTTGACCTTGCCATGGAAGAAAAAGATGGTGTAGGTTCAAAAGACGCCGTTAACGGTATCAAGACAGGTTTGATGGGACCATTCGCTCCTCTTGGGGATACAATCTTTGGTTCACTTGTACCTGCTATCATGGGGTCAGTCGCAGCAACTATGGCTATCGCTGGTCAACCTTGGGGTATCTTCCTTTGGATTGCAGTTGCAGTAGCGTATGACATCTTCCGTTGGAAACAGTTGGAATTTGCCTACAAAGAAGGGGTTAACCTTATCAACAACATGCAAAGTACTTTGACAGCTTTGATTGACGCTGCATCTGTACTTGGTGTCTTCATGATGGGTGCTCTTGTAGCAACAGTGATTAACTTTGAAATTTCTTACAAGTTGCCAATCGGTGAAAAGATGATTGATTTCCAAGACATCTTGAACCAAATCTTCCCACGTTTGCTTCCAGCAATCTTTACTGCCTTTATCTTCTGGTTGCTTGGTAAGAAAGGTATGAACTCTACTAAAGCTATCGGTATTATTATCGTACTTGCTTTGGTTCTTTCTGCCCTTGGTCACTTTGCACTTGGAATGTAATTTTTATGGCGAAATCATTGATTTTGGTGAGCCATGGTCGCTTCTGTGAAGAGCTTAAAGGTAGTACGGAAATGATTATGGGCCCACAAGACAACATTCATACAGTAGCTCTTCTTCCAGAAGATGGGCCAGAAGACTTTACTGCAAAATTCGAAGCTGCTATTGAAGGATTGGATGATTTCCTAGTCTTTGCGGATCTTCTCGGTGGGACACCTTGTAACGTGGTAAGCCGTTTGATTATGGAAGGTCGTGACATCGAACTTTACGCAGGGATGAATCTTCCAATGGTGATTGAATTTATCAATGCGAGCCTTACAGGCGCAGATGCGGACTATAAGAACCGTGCTGCAGAAAGCATTGTGAAAGTTAATGACCTGTTAGCGGGCTTCGATGATGACGAAGATGAATAAGATGTGACAACGTGAACATCGTCAGAACAACTTATATAGAATATACATGGGAATGGGGCTTACTCCCATTCCCATATTTGATAGAAAAAGAGGAACTCAATGCTACATTATACAAAAGAAGACTTGATCGAATTGGGTGCAGAAATCACTACACGTGAAATCTACCAACAGCCTGACGTATGGAAAGAAGCTTTTGAATCTTATCAAGCAAAAGGTGAAGAAATTGCAGCCTTCCTACAAGGGATTGCTGATAAACATGACTATATCAAGGTTATTTTGACAGGTGCTGGGACTTCTGCTTATGTGGGAGATACCTTGGTGCCTTACTTTAAGGAAGTCTATGACGAACGCAAATGGAATTTCAATGCTATTGCGACCACAGATATTGTTGCCAATCCAGAAACTTATTTGAAAAAAGATGTGGCAACTGTCCTAGTATCTTTTGCTCGCAGCGGAAATTCACCTGAAAGTGTGGCGACTGTTGATTTGGCCAAGGCCTTGGTGGATGAGCTTTACCAAGTGACGATTACGTGTGCAACGGACGGTAAATTGGCTCTTCAAGCCCACGGTGATGACCGTAATCTCTTGCTCTTGCAACCAGCTGCTTCTAATGACGCTGGATTTGCTATGACCTCTAGCTTTACGTCTATGATGTTGACAGCTCTCTTGGTCTTTGATCCTACAGAATTTGCTGTGAAAGCTGAACGTTTTGAAGTTGTATCTAGTCTTGCCCGTAAAATCCTAGACAATCCAGAAGATGTCAAAGAACTTGTTGACCTAGACTTTAACCGTGTCATCTACCTTGGTGCAGGTCCTTTCTTTGGACTTGCTCATGAAGCTCAGCTCAAGATTTTGGAATTGACAGCTGGCCAAGTGGCGACCATGTATGAAAGTCCAGTTGGCTTCCGTCACGGTCCAAAATCTCTGATCAACGAAGATACAGTTGTCTTGGTCTTTGGGACAACGACAGACTACACTCGTAAGTACGACTTGGACTTGGTTCGTGAGGTTGCTGGTGACCAGATTGCTCGTCGTGTTGTGCTTTTGAGTGATCAAGCCTTTGGTCTTGAAAATGTCAAAGAAGTGGCCCTTGGTTGTGGCGGTGTCTTGAATGATATTTACCGTGTCTTCCCTTACATCGTTTATGCTCAACTCTTTGCCCTATTGACTTCACTTAAGGTCGAAAATAAACCAGATACACCGTCTCCTACTGGTACAGTAAACCGTGTGGTACAAGGTGTTATCATCCACGAATATCAAAAGTAAGACAGTGTTTATGAATTCTTGATAAAGGAGTTTGTAAATCATACAAGTAAACCATAGATTGTCAATTCGCTTTCTATGGTTTGTTTGATTGAGAGAAATAGTAAAAGGAGAACAGAATGAAAGCATACACAGAGCGTGTGTTTGGAAATGTTGAGGGACAAGATGTCTTGGCCTATCGATTTGAGACGGACGGTGGTTACCAACTTGAGGTTATGACTTATGGTGCGACCATCTTGCGTTATGTCACACCTGACAAGGATGGAAATTTTGCCAATGTTATCTTGGGATTTGATGATTTTGCTAGCTATGTAGGTAATAGTCCCAAGCATGGAGCAAGTGTAGGTCCTATGGCGGGTCGTATTGCAGGTGCGACATTTGAGCTCAATG encodes the following:
- a CDS encoding PTS mannose/fructose/sorbose/N-acetylgalactosamine transporter subunit IIC yields the protein MIQWWQILLLTLYSAYQICDELTIVSSAGSPVFAGFITGLIMGDVTTGLLIGGNLQLFVLGVGTFGGASRIDATSGAVLATAFSVSQGIDAPLAITTIAVPVAALLTYFDVLGRMTTTFFAHRVDAAIERYDYKGIERNYLLGAIPWALSRALPVFFALAFGGEFVQGVVDFVTEYQWVADGLTLAGRMLPGLGFAILLRYLPVKRNLHYLAMGFGLTAMLTVLYSYVTGLGGAVAGIVGTLPAEVAEKIGFVNNFKGLSMIGISIVGIFLAVLHFKNSQKVAVAAPSTPSESGEIEDDEF
- a CDS encoding PTS system mannose/fructose/sorbose family transporter subunit IID, which codes for MTNSNYKLTKEDFNQINKRSLFTFQLGWNYERMQASGYLYMILPQLRKMYGDGTPELKEMMKVHTQFFNTSPFFHTIIAGFDLAMEEKDGVGSKDAVNGIKTGLMGPFAPLGDTIFGSLVPAIMGSVAATMAIAGQPWGIFLWIAVAVAYDIFRWKQLEFAYKEGVNLINNMQSTLTALIDAASVLGVFMMGALVATVINFEISYKLPIGEKMIDFQDILNQIFPRLLPAIFTAFIFWLLGKKGMNSTKAIGIIIVLALVLSALGHFALGM
- a CDS encoding PTS sugar transporter subunit IIA; translated protein: MAKSLILVSHGRFCEELKGSTEMIMGPQDNIHTVALLPEDGPEDFTAKFEAAIEGLDDFLVFADLLGGTPCNVVSRLIMEGRDIELYAGMNLPMVIEFINASLTGADADYKNRAAESIVKVNDLLAGFDDDEDE
- a CDS encoding SIS domain-containing protein → MLHYTKEDLIELGAEITTREIYQQPDVWKEAFESYQAKGEEIAAFLQGIADKHDYIKVILTGAGTSAYVGDTLVPYFKEVYDERKWNFNAIATTDIVANPETYLKKDVATVLVSFARSGNSPESVATVDLAKALVDELYQVTITCATDGKLALQAHGDDRNLLLLQPAASNDAGFAMTSSFTSMMLTALLVFDPTEFAVKAERFEVVSSLARKILDNPEDVKELVDLDFNRVIYLGAGPFFGLAHEAQLKILELTAGQVATMYESPVGFRHGPKSLINEDTVVLVFGTTTDYTRKYDLDLVREVAGDQIARRVVLLSDQAFGLENVKEVALGCGGVLNDIYRVFPYIVYAQLFALLTSLKVENKPDTPSPTGTVNRVVQGVIIHEYQK